In Halothermothrix orenii H 168, the sequence TTAACACCTATGGTACGAAACATTCTGAAGCTATAATAACTGAAAATTACACCAGAGCCCACCGGTTTCTTCAGGAGATCGATGCTGCCGCTGTTTATGTAAATGCGTCAACACGGTTTACTGATGGAGGTCAATTTGGCCTGGGGGCCGAGATCGGTATCAGTACCCAGAAGTTACATGCCAGGGGTCCAATGGGATTAGAAGAGCTGACAACAACCAAATATATTATTTTTGGTCAGGGTCAGATCAGGGAGTAGGTGATATTTATGAAACTCTGCATCATAGGTCTGGGAAAAATGGGGACCACTTTACTTTATGGTATTCTGGATAATAATATCCTGGAAGCCAAAGATATTATAGGATGTGACCCGGTCGTAGATGAAAGGGAACATAACAAGGATTATAGAGGAATCAGGACTACTGGCAGTAACTATAGAGGGGTTGAGCAGGCAGATAATATTTTACTGGCAGTAAAGCCTCAGGTACTTAAAAATGTCCTTCAGGGTATTAAACCGGCCTCAGAAAATAAATTATTTATATCTATTGCAGCCGGGGTCAGTACTGATAGGATAAAAGAAAATCTGCCTGAAAGCTGCCGGGTTATCAGGGTAATGCCCAACACCCCGGCTCTGGTTAACCAGGGGGTTTCAGCTATTTCACCGGGAGAAAAGGCAACTGATGATGATATAGAGTTTGTTAAAAAGATTTGTAACGGGGTTGGTAAAGGTGTGGTCATTGAAGAACATTTAATAGATGCAGTAACCGGTTTAAGTGGTAGTGGTCCGGCATATATATATGTGATTATAGAAGCTCTGGCCGATGCCGGGGTTTTAAATGGTCTATCCCGGGATCTGGCCCTGGAGTTGGCTGTAAGGACAGTAGCCGGTTCGGCTGAAATGGTTTTAAAAACCGGACAACATCCAGGGCAATTAAAAGATATGGTAACCTCACCTGGAGGAACGACAATAAATGGACTACAGGTTATTGAAAAAAGGGGGTTGAGGGGCATCTTAATGGAGGCCGTTTCCCGGGCTGTAGAGAGGTCGAGGGAACTGGGAGAAGAATAATTACAGTAAGGGATGTAACCGGGCTCTTTAGATGAAGCCCGGTTATTTTTATTTTACTTTTTAATACTTTGTGTTATAATGGTAATGCTAAAGACAGGGGTGAGGTGAAGAATAATGAGCCAGGAAACATGGCAGGTTATAAGTGATTCGGTTG encodes:
- the proC gene encoding pyrroline-5-carboxylate reductase, which produces MKLCIIGLGKMGTTLLYGILDNNILEAKDIIGCDPVVDEREHNKDYRGIRTTGSNYRGVEQADNILLAVKPQVLKNVLQGIKPASENKLFISIAAGVSTDRIKENLPESCRVIRVMPNTPALVNQGVSAISPGEKATDDDIEFVKKICNGVGKGVVIEEHLIDAVTGLSGSGPAYIYVIIEALADAGVLNGLSRDLALELAVRTVAGSAEMVLKTGQHPGQLKDMVTSPGGTTINGLQVIEKRGLRGILMEAVSRAVERSRELGEE